The proteins below come from a single Paracoccus sp. SCSIO 75233 genomic window:
- the rpmG gene encoding 50S ribosomal protein L33 gives MAKPTTIKIRLNSTAGTGHFYVTKKNARTMTEKMTVNKYDPVVRKHVEYKEGKIK, from the coding sequence ATGGCGAAGCCGACGACGATCAAGATCCGTCTGAACTCGACGGCCGGGACCGGGCATTTCTATGTCACCAAGAAAAACGCCCGCACGATGACCGAAAAAATGACGGTCAACAAATACGACCCGGTTGTTCGCAAGCATGTCGAATACAAGGAAGGCAAGATCAAGTAA
- a CDS encoding DEAD/DEAH box helicase produces MTKFSDLKLDPKVLKAIAEAGYETPTPIQEGAIPPALEGRDVLGIAQTGTGKTASFTLPMITRLSRGRARARMPRSLVLCPTRELAAQVAENFDIYAKHTRLTKALLIGGVSFVEQDKLIDRGVDVLIATPGRLLDHFERGKLLLTGVEVMVVDEADRMLDMGFIPDIERIFQLTPFTRQTLFFSATMAPEIERITNTFLHTPERIEVARQATTSETITQKLVEITPTRKDQTAKQKRELLRALIEAEGEKLKNAIIFCNRKTEVDIVAKSLKKHGYDAAPIHGDLDQSQRMRTLDGFRDGSLRFLIASDVAARGLDIPDVSHVFNFDLPSHAEDYVHRIGRTGRAGRQGTAYSIATPADEKYLSGIENLVKQALPRAETPEGFSLSEAAKSSPREGRESRNGSRSRSRSRRDDRGEDQRRSNGADAAQDRAQDDRQRDDSRQDRQERQDDRRDRNRDDRREDRRGGRRDDRRRGDHGPSVVGMGDHVPEFLKHSFADALAATEAAAEAASDADTPAPETQEEQPKPKRKRRSSKAKDAVAEQAPDQAAETPAAAPEAAPETPTEPATAEADAAEEKPKPKRRTSTRSRKKAEPVAEDAAPDAADVQAEEPAPAKPKRTRRTTKAKKDAEDGAKPAEATPDDAAPAEPSPTDAASEEKPKPKRRASTRSRKKPVTEDAAEASQAADPESKEG; encoded by the coding sequence ATGACCAAGTTTTCCGATCTCAAGCTCGATCCGAAAGTCCTCAAGGCAATTGCCGAGGCAGGCTACGAAACCCCCACGCCGATTCAGGAGGGCGCGATTCCGCCCGCGCTTGAAGGCCGCGACGTACTGGGCATCGCCCAGACCGGCACCGGCAAGACCGCCAGCTTCACGCTGCCAATGATCACCCGCCTGTCACGGGGCCGGGCACGGGCGCGGATGCCACGCTCGCTGGTGCTGTGCCCGACGCGGGAACTGGCCGCGCAGGTGGCGGAGAATTTCGACATCTATGCCAAACACACCCGTCTGACCAAGGCGCTGCTTATCGGCGGTGTCAGCTTTGTCGAACAGGACAAGCTGATCGACCGCGGCGTCGATGTGCTAATCGCGACGCCGGGCCGGCTCCTGGATCATTTCGAACGCGGCAAGCTGCTGCTGACCGGGGTCGAGGTGATGGTCGTGGACGAGGCCGACCGGATGCTGGATATGGGCTTCATCCCGGATATCGAGCGGATTTTCCAGCTTACCCCCTTCACCCGCCAGACGCTGTTCTTCAGCGCGACGATGGCCCCGGAGATCGAGCGGATCACGAATACCTTCCTGCACACGCCGGAACGGATCGAGGTCGCGCGTCAGGCCACCACCTCGGAAACCATCACCCAGAAGCTGGTGGAGATCACGCCCACGCGGAAGGACCAGACCGCCAAGCAGAAGCGCGAATTGCTGCGCGCCCTGATCGAGGCCGAGGGCGAAAAGCTGAAAAACGCCATCATCTTCTGCAACCGCAAGACCGAGGTCGATATTGTCGCCAAGTCGCTGAAGAAACACGGCTATGACGCGGCGCCGATCCACGGCGATCTGGATCAGTCGCAGCGGATGCGGACGCTGGACGGGTTCCGCGACGGCTCGCTGCGTTTCCTGATCGCGTCTGACGTAGCAGCGCGCGGGCTGGATATTCCCGATGTCAGCCATGTGTTCAACTTCGACCTGCCCTCTCATGCCGAGGATTACGTTCACCGCATCGGCCGCACCGGCCGCGCCGGGCGTCAGGGTACGGCCTATTCGATTGCGACCCCGGCGGATGAGAAATATCTCTCCGGGATCGAAAACCTCGTCAAACAGGCGCTGCCGCGCGCCGAGACGCCGGAAGGCTTCTCGCTGAGCGAAGCCGCGAAATCGTCCCCCCGTGAGGGCCGGGAGTCGCGAAATGGCTCGCGTTCGCGGTCCCGTTCCCGCCGGGATGACCGGGGCGAGGATCAGCGCCGCAGCAATGGTGCCGATGCCGCTCAGGACCGGGCGCAGGACGACCGGCAACGGGACGACTCGCGTCAGGACCGTCAGGAGCGTCAGGATGACCGCCGCGACCGCAACCGCGATGACCGGCGCGAGGATCGCCGGGGCGGACGCCGCGACGACCGTCGGCGCGGCGATCACGGCCCGTCGGTTGTCGGCATGGGCGATCATGTGCCGGAATTCCTGAAGCACAGCTTCGCTGACGCGCTCGCCGCGACCGAAGCCGCTGCGGAAGCGGCCTCTGACGCCGATACGCCTGCCCCCGAGACGCAGGAAGAGCAACCCAAGCCGAAGCGCAAACGGCGCAGCAGCAAGGCAAAGGACGCGGTCGCGGAGCAGGCACCCGATCAGGCCGCCGAAACACCCGCTGCCGCCCCCGAGGCTGCGCCGGAGACCCCGACAGAGCCTGCAACGGCTGAGGCGGATGCGGCGGAGGAAAAACCGAAACCCAAACGCCGCACCTCGACCCGCAGCCGCAAGAAGGCGGAGCCGGTGGCCGAGGACGCAGCACCGGACGCGGCGGACGTTCAGGCAGAGGAGCCGGCACCGGCCAAGCCGAAGCGCACACGCCGCACGACCAAGGCCAAGAAAGACGCCGAGGACGGGGCCAAACCGGCGGAGGCGACGCCGGACGATGCCGCCCCGGCGGAACCGTCCCCGACCGACGCCGCCAGCGAAGAAAAGCCGAAGCCCAAACGCCGCGCCTCGACCCGCAGCCGGAAGAAGCCGGTGACGGAAGATGCGGCGGAAGCTTCGCAGGCGGCTGATCCGGAAAGCAAGGAAGGCTGA
- the lnt gene encoding apolipoprotein N-acyltransferase: MSIANDTPRTAGLSRRIAGYLPDLALGAAAALGQAPWGIWPLTVIALGLVIWRFSRLQTAGRMFWCAFLAGTGYFAVALSWIVEPFLVQPEIYGWMAPFALLLMALGGGLFWGLPGWFVARISGDKWGRAAGLAAALAMSDWLRGWIFTGFPWTVLGHIWIGTPVAQAASLIGAVGLSALTATLAALPVLFWRDAEPPIRAAAPGVILSLLLIAVFWAGGLKRLDTPISDTGLTLRLVQPNAEQALKWDPEWAQIFWQRLLNESAAPPDGPAPDAVIWPETAVSFLLNYAGEALPVIANAAGTPVLMGIQRAEEPRYYNSLIELSPEGEVRQVYDKYHLVPFGEYIPWGNALSRIGISAFAAQQGYGYTPGDGPAVLAPETLPPFQPLICYEAIFPQQLRATEGAEWLLQITNDAWFGTVSGPYQHLAQARLRAIESGLPLMRAANTGITAAIDPLGRVTASIPLGGEGHIDAALPAPLPRTFWTRTGPWPVLLAAVLVLFCAALRRTRALPR, translated from the coding sequence ATGAGCATCGCCAACGACACGCCGCGAACAGCAGGGCTGAGCCGCCGCATCGCCGGTTACCTGCCCGATCTCGCCCTTGGTGCCGCCGCCGCACTCGGTCAGGCACCCTGGGGCATCTGGCCGCTGACGGTAATCGCGCTTGGCCTCGTCATCTGGCGGTTTTCCCGTTTGCAGACTGCCGGTCGGATGTTCTGGTGCGCCTTCCTCGCCGGGACCGGATATTTCGCCGTGGCACTGAGCTGGATCGTGGAGCCGTTCCTTGTCCAGCCGGAGATTTACGGCTGGATGGCCCCTTTCGCATTGCTGCTGATGGCGCTTGGTGGCGGTTTGTTCTGGGGTCTGCCGGGCTGGTTCGTGGCCCGGATCAGCGGTGACAAATGGGGTCGCGCGGCGGGGCTCGCAGCTGCATTGGCCATGTCGGACTGGCTGCGCGGCTGGATCTTCACCGGGTTTCCCTGGACCGTTCTGGGCCATATCTGGATCGGCACGCCAGTGGCACAGGCGGCGAGCCTGATCGGCGCGGTCGGGCTGTCGGCGCTGACCGCGACACTGGCCGCCCTGCCCGTGCTGTTCTGGCGCGACGCCGAGCCGCCGATCCGCGCTGCGGCACCGGGGGTGATCCTGTCGCTGCTGCTGATCGCGGTGTTCTGGGCGGGCGGGCTGAAACGGCTCGACACGCCGATCAGCGATACCGGGCTGACACTGCGGCTGGTTCAGCCGAACGCGGAACAAGCGTTGAAATGGGATCCTGAATGGGCGCAGATTTTCTGGCAGCGCCTGCTCAACGAAAGCGCCGCGCCGCCCGACGGGCCTGCGCCCGATGCCGTGATCTGGCCGGAAACCGCTGTCAGCTTTCTGCTCAACTACGCCGGGGAGGCGCTTCCGGTGATCGCCAATGCCGCGGGCACGCCGGTTCTGATGGGCATCCAGCGGGCGGAGGAGCCGCGCTATTATAACTCGCTCATCGAACTCTCGCCGGAAGGTGAGGTCCGGCAGGTCTATGACAAGTACCACCTCGTCCCGTTCGGGGAATATATCCCCTGGGGCAACGCCCTGTCCCGGATCGGCATCAGCGCCTTCGCCGCGCAGCAGGGCTACGGCTACACGCCGGGGGACGGCCCCGCCGTTCTGGCGCCCGAGACGCTGCCGCCCTTCCAGCCCCTGATCTGCTACGAGGCGATCTTTCCCCAGCAGCTTCGCGCGACGGAGGGCGCAGAGTGGCTGTTGCAGATCACCAATGACGCGTGGTTCGGCACCGTCTCCGGCCCGTATCAGCATCTGGCGCAGGCGCGGCTGCGGGCCATCGAATCGGGCCTGCCGCTGATGCGGGCGGCCAATACCGGGATTACCGCCGCCATCGACCCGCTGGGCCGGGTGACCGCCAGCATTCCGCTGGGCGGAGAGGGTCATATCGACGCCGCCCTCCCCGCACCGCTGCCCCGTACCTTCTGGACGCGGACCGGGCCGTGGCCGGTACTGCTGGCGGCTGTCCTCGTTCTGTTCTGCGCGGCACTGCGCCGGACGCGTGCCTTGCCACGGTAA
- a CDS encoding cation:proton antiporter, translated as MATESAGGLNPVEAFALVGVVGVGAQWLAWRFRLPGIVVMLAAGLILGPVTGIFIPSRDIGDLVGPMISLAVAVILFEGGLTLNFKQLADAAPGVRRLVVIGAPVGWFLSSLALAYIAGLSWQAAIVFGGVMIVTGPTVIAPLLRTAKLFNRPAQLLQWEGIVNDAVGALVAVLAVEVVLVRQQELRAGEAIWIFGSGIAFAALVGFGAALGIVRAFRRSLVPEYMKVPLLFVVVIAVFALSDARLHESGLLAVTVMGLIIANANLPSYTEIYRFKEQATTLLLSGVFILLAAGVNLEMLEMLNWRSVLFILSVILLVRPATVLISLAGTPIPWKERLLVAFTGPRGVVLLAISGLFGERLVAEGVADGAVLQPLAFALVLTTVILHGFGLKPLAQKLGLSSGETPGLIIVGGSAFSTGLATALIKADVNVLVTDPNRGMLRSARQAEVPTYYGDILSEAAEHGVEFITYSTILAASDNDAYNTLVATDLAPEFGRDAIWQVSRAKEDRARHSLPSQLGGKAINGGRTLAQYLELLADGWIFRTTRLTEEYTLEDWQAAREGAIPLAIVEENEVRFVGRDEKLTGRPGMRIISLIPPEIAEQIRRESEEVAKERELAREEAKAVREGAGNGSRNGGETRDPADRPDDEVAAKDASDAPEQADAEDGPKQPDKDAKGAYYGGSGQPDGGDAADAPAKDKPE; from the coding sequence ATGGCAACGGAAAGCGCTGGCGGGTTGAACCCGGTCGAGGCATTCGCTCTGGTCGGGGTCGTCGGCGTGGGCGCGCAATGGCTCGCATGGCGGTTCAGACTGCCCGGCATCGTGGTGATGCTGGCAGCGGGGCTGATCCTCGGGCCGGTGACGGGGATTTTCATCCCGTCGCGCGATATCGGGGATCTGGTGGGTCCGATGATCTCGCTCGCCGTTGCGGTGATCCTGTTCGAGGGCGGGCTGACGCTGAATTTCAAGCAACTGGCCGATGCCGCCCCCGGCGTGCGGCGGCTGGTGGTGATCGGCGCGCCGGTTGGCTGGTTCCTGTCATCCCTCGCGCTCGCCTATATCGCCGGGCTGAGCTGGCAGGCGGCCATCGTCTTCGGCGGCGTCATGATCGTCACCGGCCCGACCGTGATCGCGCCGCTGCTCAGGACCGCGAAACTCTTCAACCGCCCGGCCCAGCTTTTGCAGTGGGAGGGGATCGTCAACGACGCCGTCGGTGCACTTGTCGCGGTTCTGGCGGTCGAGGTGGTGCTGGTCCGTCAGCAGGAACTGCGCGCAGGGGAGGCGATCTGGATCTTCGGCTCCGGCATTGCCTTTGCCGCGCTGGTCGGATTTGGCGCGGCGCTTGGTATCGTGCGCGCCTTTCGCCGCTCGCTGGTGCCGGAATACATGAAGGTGCCGCTGCTGTTTGTGGTGGTCATCGCGGTGTTCGCGCTGTCGGACGCGCGGCTGCACGAATCCGGGCTGCTTGCGGTGACGGTCATGGGGCTGATCATCGCCAACGCAAACCTGCCGTCTTACACGGAAATCTACCGCTTCAAGGAGCAGGCGACCACGCTGCTGCTCTCCGGCGTCTTCATCCTGCTGGCCGCCGGGGTCAATCTGGAGATGCTGGAGATGCTGAACTGGCGCTCCGTGCTGTTCATCCTCTCGGTCATTCTGCTGGTCCGTCCGGCAACGGTGCTGATCTCGCTCGCCGGCACGCCGATCCCGTGGAAAGAACGCCTGCTGGTGGCCTTTACCGGGCCACGCGGGGTGGTGCTGCTGGCCATTTCCGGGCTGTTCGGCGAACGGCTGGTGGCCGAGGGCGTGGCGGATGGCGCGGTGCTGCAACCGCTGGCCTTTGCGCTGGTGCTGACCACGGTGATCCTGCACGGCTTCGGGCTGAAACCGCTGGCGCAAAAGCTGGGGCTGAGTTCGGGCGAAACGCCGGGCCTCATCATCGTCGGCGGCTCTGCCTTCTCGACCGGGCTGGCAACGGCGCTCATCAAGGCCGATGTCAACGTGCTGGTCACCGATCCGAACCGGGGCATGCTGCGTTCCGCCCGGCAGGCGGAGGTGCCGACCTATTATGGCGACATCCTGTCGGAAGCGGCGGAACACGGGGTCGAATTCATCACCTATTCCACCATTCTCGCCGCCTCCGACAACGACGCCTATAACACCCTCGTCGCCACCGACCTTGCGCCGGAATTCGGCCGCGACGCGATCTGGCAGGTCTCGCGCGCGAAGGAGGACCGGGCGCGCCATTCCCTGCCCAGCCAGTTGGGCGGCAAGGCGATCAATGGCGGACGCACGCTGGCGCAATATCTGGAACTGCTGGCCGATGGCTGGATCTTCCGCACCACCCGCCTGACCGAGGAATATACGCTTGAGGACTGGCAGGCCGCCCGCGAAGGCGCGATCCCGCTGGCGATTGTGGAGGAAAACGAGGTCCGCTTCGTTGGCCGCGACGAAAAACTGACCGGACGGCCGGGCATGCGCATCATCTCGCTGATCCCGCCTGAAATCGCCGAGCAAATCCGCCGCGAATCCGAAGAGGTGGCGAAAGAACGCGAACTCGCGCGGGAGGAGGCGAAGGCGGTGCGTGAAGGTGCGGGCAACGGCTCGCGCAACGGCGGCGAAACCCGCGACCCGGCGGACAGGCCGGATGACGAGGTGGCGGCGAAGGATGCCAGCGACGCGCCGGAACAGGCCGACGCCGAGGATGGCCCGAAACAGCCCGACAAGGATGCGAAAGGCGCCTATTACGGCGGCTCCGGCCAGCCCGACGGCGGCGATGCCGCAGATGCGCCCGCTAAGGACAAGCCGGAATAG
- a CDS encoding DUF4139 domain-containing protein, translating to MRHLLITVALLTAAPASAEVFEMQAPVREVTLYPQGASLIRIVKAELPVGSHEIVITGLPRDTSPDSLRIAAEGAVIGAVSLQTGRALPSSQPDPAAVQAAREEVQRLERVLRDRDAGIASIRAEVAASEDLVAFLRDLAGSEGAASGNVAELADTVGTRILAARRAGIEAETRALEAEQGREDDVRRLDNARAQLAALQQPSQRDEAALVIAVEGQGGAAEIRIRSNADAASWRPVYDLRLDQEAETLTLERGLLVSQSTGEDWSDVSLTLSTARPSQRSVPSEVHSEIIRALDPQQRRLRGQFAADAAMPMAESDVMLEAAPVVVEPMAKVDFMGATAVYRYGSPVDLRNGVDALRLSLDSRDLPVSTMVAEAVPLYDSTAYLVVESQNTLDEVILPGEAVLYADGAMIGQRQLDLTAAGDEMTLGFGAIDGIVLERRLPDRATGDRGLIRRSTELNETAILSAENLTGRDYTLRMIDRIPVSEQEDLRVDWTASVPPTETDPDGKRGVLVWELPLAAGDRQEITLQTELNWPEDMELIR from the coding sequence ATGCGCCATCTGCTCATCACCGTCGCCCTGCTGACCGCCGCCCCGGCCTCTGCCGAGGTTTTCGAAATGCAGGCCCCGGTCCGCGAAGTCACGCTCTACCCGCAAGGGGCCAGCCTCATCCGCATCGTGAAGGCCGAATTGCCGGTCGGTTCGCATGAAATCGTCATCACCGGCCTGCCGCGCGATACCAGCCCCGACAGCCTGCGCATCGCGGCAGAGGGCGCGGTGATCGGCGCGGTCAGCCTTCAGACCGGGCGCGCGCTACCCAGCAGCCAGCCCGATCCGGCGGCGGTACAAGCCGCGCGGGAGGAGGTGCAGCGGCTGGAACGGGTCTTGCGCGACCGCGATGCGGGGATCGCCTCGATCCGGGCGGAGGTGGCAGCGTCCGAGGACCTCGTGGCATTCCTGCGCGATCTCGCCGGGTCGGAGGGTGCCGCGTCGGGCAATGTCGCGGAGCTGGCCGATACCGTCGGCACCCGCATCCTCGCCGCCCGCCGGGCCGGGATCGAGGCCGAAACCCGCGCGCTCGAAGCCGAACAGGGGCGGGAAGACGATGTCCGCCGTCTCGACAACGCCCGCGCCCAACTGGCGGCACTCCAACAGCCAAGCCAGCGCGACGAAGCGGCGCTGGTGATTGCCGTCGAAGGGCAGGGCGGCGCGGCGGAAATCCGTATCCGGTCCAACGCCGACGCCGCAAGCTGGCGTCCGGTCTATGACCTGCGGCTGGATCAGGAGGCGGAGACGCTGACGCTGGAACGCGGGCTTCTTGTCAGCCAGTCAACCGGGGAGGATTGGTCGGATGTGTCCCTGACGCTGTCGACCGCGCGCCCCTCGCAGCGTTCCGTCCCGTCCGAGGTCCATTCCGAAATCATCCGCGCCCTCGATCCGCAGCAGCGCCGCCTGCGCGGACAGTTCGCCGCCGACGCCGCCATGCCGATGGCCGAATCCGACGTGATGCTCGAAGCCGCCCCGGTGGTGGTGGAACCCATGGCCAAGGTTGATTTCATGGGCGCCACGGCGGTTTACCGCTACGGCTCGCCGGTCGATCTGCGCAACGGGGTGGATGCGCTGCGCCTGTCGCTTGACAGCCGTGACCTGCCGGTGTCGACAATGGTGGCCGAGGCCGTGCCGCTTTATGACAGCACCGCCTATCTGGTCGTCGAAAGCCAGAACACGCTGGATGAAGTTATCCTGCCGGGCGAGGCGGTTCTTTATGCCGATGGCGCGATGATCGGGCAAAGGCAACTCGATCTGACTGCCGCCGGGGACGAGATGACGCTGGGCTTCGGCGCAATCGACGGCATCGTGCTGGAACGCCGCCTGCCGGACCGCGCAACCGGCGATCGCGGGCTGATCCGCCGCTCGACGGAGCTGAACGAAACCGCGATCCTCTCGGCGGAGAACCTGACCGGGCGCGACTACACGCTGCGCATGATCGACCGCATCCCGGTCTCGGAGCAGGAGGATCTGCGCGTTGACTGGACCGCCTCCGTCCCGCCGACCGAAACCGATCCCGATGGCAAACGCGGGGTGCTGGTGTGGGAGTTGCCGCTGGCCGCCGGTGACCGGCAGGAGATCACGCTTCAGACCGAACTGAACTGGCCGGAGGATATGGAACTGATCCGCTGA